The Natrinema salaciae genome contains a region encoding:
- a CDS encoding bacterio-opsin activator domain-containing protein, with protein sequence MGLEGTTGAALTGREYESLLDAAETYREALVLRLCGDVGLRPAELTRLTIDDVDQVRIDPPRYVIRVPTDDERGSRTAYLPTRVERELRRYARSNDLSTDDRIFSVTARRLQMLVSDVADRASELFDEPGLADASTSDLRQYFAHTALVDHDVNPRVVKTAGGWRSFEALESYLPEPTDAEIVDAFDAVEGPSGPRSGDPQSGPAVSDDSVVRLLLAASDRYALVRLDADGYVERWNRSAAAMFGYRAGEIVGTHVSAFYTDDAVEDGAPERTLSRALDESGCETDGWRVHKDGSQFRATEVVSPLRDDQGRHRGFAVFVRDGTAAHEELEAVRERRDELDRVYAVARRHRAVTAALLESTDHEEVETATCTALTDGRAYEFAWIDRATVSDRRQEWRASSGIDPSTVERVVPDEWREGDSVDPLESADPDADDRSVDPAPVTVATDVTATVDGDETFAGAVAKVPLAYGDTVYGTLAVATDRSMPFADDERAWLATIGRQVGYAIAAIRRRNLLLSDRVIELEIACRDDRSFFVDASSRLDCRFELDSLVPIDESTQLYYVRLEGASPADVFELADAESGIEDCRLVETGADGWRVEFVIESACPIVTLTEYGVTVHEAVFEDGAATITGDCAADADLRTILDGLRSAFPASELLGKREVERDVQTAREFREGLEDRLTDRQEAALRAAYFGGYYDWPRESTAEEVADAMGVSSPTLHNHLRKGQHELLRTFFDDPDG encoded by the coding sequence ATGGGTCTCGAGGGGACGACGGGGGCGGCACTCACGGGGCGGGAGTACGAGTCGTTGCTCGACGCCGCCGAAACGTACCGCGAGGCGCTGGTGCTTCGCCTCTGTGGGGACGTCGGTCTCCGCCCGGCGGAGCTGACCCGGCTCACCATCGACGACGTCGATCAGGTGCGGATCGATCCGCCGCGGTACGTGATTCGCGTGCCGACCGACGACGAACGGGGGAGTCGGACCGCGTACCTGCCGACCCGTGTCGAGCGGGAGCTCCGGCGCTACGCCCGCAGTAACGACCTCTCGACGGACGACCGGATCTTCTCCGTTACCGCCCGTCGGCTCCAGATGCTGGTCTCGGACGTCGCCGACCGGGCGAGCGAACTGTTCGACGAGCCCGGCCTCGCCGACGCCTCGACGAGCGACCTCCGGCAGTACTTCGCCCACACCGCCCTCGTGGACCACGACGTCAACCCCCGCGTCGTCAAGACCGCGGGCGGCTGGCGCAGTTTCGAAGCCCTCGAGTCCTATCTGCCCGAGCCGACGGACGCGGAGATCGTCGACGCCTTCGACGCCGTCGAGGGACCGTCCGGACCCCGATCCGGCGACCCGCAGTCCGGCCCCGCGGTGAGCGACGACAGCGTCGTTCGGCTGCTGTTGGCCGCTAGCGACCGCTACGCGCTCGTTCGACTCGACGCGGACGGCTACGTCGAGCGCTGGAACCGCAGCGCGGCCGCGATGTTCGGCTATCGGGCCGGCGAGATCGTCGGCACGCACGTTTCCGCGTTCTACACCGACGACGCCGTCGAGGACGGCGCTCCGGAGCGAACGCTCTCGAGAGCCCTCGACGAATCCGGGTGCGAGACCGACGGGTGGCGCGTCCACAAGGACGGCTCGCAGTTTCGCGCCACCGAAGTCGTCTCGCCGCTCCGGGACGATCAGGGACGACACCGCGGCTTCGCCGTCTTCGTCCGCGACGGAACGGCCGCTCACGAGGAACTCGAGGCCGTCCGCGAACGCCGCGACGAACTCGACCGTGTGTACGCGGTCGCCCGACGGCATCGAGCGGTGACCGCGGCGCTGCTCGAGTCGACCGATCACGAGGAGGTCGAGACGGCGACGTGTACCGCTCTCACCGACGGCCGAGCCTACGAGTTCGCCTGGATCGACCGCGCAACGGTCTCCGATCGACGCCAGGAGTGGCGCGCGTCCAGCGGAATCGATCCCAGCACCGTCGAGCGGGTCGTCCCCGACGAGTGGCGCGAGGGCGATTCCGTGGACCCCCTCGAGTCCGCCGATCCGGACGCCGACGACCGGTCCGTGGACCCGGCCCCGGTGACAGTCGCAACCGACGTCACGGCGACGGTTGACGGCGACGAGACGTTCGCGGGTGCCGTCGCGAAGGTTCCCCTCGCGTACGGCGATACCGTCTACGGCACGCTCGCGGTCGCGACCGACCGCTCGATGCCCTTCGCGGACGACGAACGGGCGTGGCTCGCGACGATCGGTCGACAGGTCGGGTACGCGATCGCCGCCATCCGCCGGCGGAACCTCCTGCTGTCCGATCGCGTGATCGAACTCGAGATCGCCTGTCGCGACGACCGGTCGTTCTTCGTCGACGCCTCGAGTCGGCTCGACTGTCGGTTCGAACTCGACTCGCTGGTCCCGATCGACGAGTCGACGCAGCTCTACTACGTCCGACTCGAAGGGGCGTCGCCGGCCGACGTCTTCGAACTCGCCGACGCGGAGTCCGGCATCGAGGACTGTCGGCTGGTCGAAACGGGTGCGGACGGCTGGCGCGTCGAGTTCGTCATCGAGAGCGCTTGTCCCATCGTCACGCTGACCGAGTACGGGGTGACCGTTCACGAGGCGGTCTTCGAGGACGGTGCAGCGACCATCACCGGCGACTGCGCCGCCGACGCCGACCTCCGGACGATCCTCGACGGGCTCCGTTCCGCGTTTCCCGCCTCCGAACTGCTCGGGAAACGCGAGGTCGAGCGGGACGTCCAGACGGCCCGCGAGTTCCGCGAGGGCCTCGAGGACCGGCTGACCGACCGCCAGGAGGCCGCGCTCCGGGCGGCCTATTTCGGCGGCTACTACGACTGGCCCCGGGAGAG